Proteins encoded in a region of the Rhodococcus sp. SBT000017 genome:
- a CDS encoding acyltransferase, whose protein sequence is MTSMWNAPLRTRWRGSRRRDTEQARFLTRASLDWVLANKAYTPWYLVRYYRLAKFKLANPHVILKGMVFLGKNVEIHSTPELSRLEIGRWVHIGDGNAIRCHEGSLRIGDKVVFGKDNVVNTYLDIEIGASTLVADWCYICDFDHRMDDVNMPIKDQGIVKGPVRIGPDTWIAAKVTILRETRIGRGCVLGAHAVVKGEIPDYSIAVGAPAKVVRNRKVAWEAGAGERAKYIAALEDIARKKALGQAEAARED, encoded by the coding sequence ATGACGAGTATGTGGAACGCGCCGCTGCGGACACGCTGGCGCGGGTCGAGACGACGCGACACCGAACAGGCGCGGTTCCTCACGCGCGCGTCCCTCGACTGGGTTCTCGCCAACAAGGCGTACACGCCGTGGTACCTGGTCCGCTACTACCGCCTCGCGAAGTTCAAGCTGGCCAATCCGCACGTGATCCTCAAGGGCATGGTGTTTCTCGGCAAGAACGTCGAGATTCATTCCACTCCCGAGCTCTCGCGCCTCGAGATCGGACGCTGGGTACACATCGGCGACGGCAATGCCATTCGCTGCCACGAAGGTTCGCTGCGGATCGGCGACAAGGTGGTGTTCGGCAAGGACAACGTCGTCAACACCTACCTCGACATCGAGATCGGCGCGTCGACGCTGGTGGCCGACTGGTGCTACATCTGCGACTTCGATCATCGGATGGACGATGTGAACATGCCGATCAAGGATCAGGGAATCGTGAAGGGACCCGTGAGAATCGGTCCGGACACGTGGATCGCGGCCAAGGTGACGATCCTGCGCGAGACCCGCATCGGCCGGGGCTGCGTGCTCGGGGCCCACGCCGTGGTCAAGGGTGAGATCCCGGACTACAGCATCGCGGTCGGTGCCCCGGCCAAGGTCGTCCGCAATCGCAAGGTCGCCTGGGAGGCCGGTGCCGGCGAGCGCGCGAAATACATTGCTGCGCTGGAGGACATCGCCCGCAAGAAGGCTCTCGGACAGGCCGAGGCGGCGCGGGAGGACTGA